One Streptomyces sp. SAI-135 DNA segment encodes these proteins:
- a CDS encoding ABC transporter substrate-binding protein, translated as MMRRRTTLLASCTALALSLGATACGGGGPVSAGGGDKALSGQTVTVAGVWTGSEQKNFQKVLDAFSAKTGAKTQFISTGDNVSTVVGSKIEGGNAPDVVMVPQVGVLQQFAEKGWLTPLSATTEKTVDAGYAPVWKKYGSVDGRLYGLYFKAAHKSTVWYSPEALTQAGVKPPKTYDEMLKAGHTVSDSGLAAFSVAGQDGWTLTDWFENIYLSQAGPEKYDALAAHKLKWTDASVVKALGTLGKLFKDKQLIAGGRKEALNTDFPGSVEKVFGPGPEAGMVYEGDFVAGVAHDQFGKTIGKDANFFPFPAVDGGTAPVVSGGDAAVVLKDGKNAKAGMKLLEYLATPEAAAVWARTGGFLSPNKKLSLDSYGDDVTRATAKSLVSAGDSVRFDMSDQAPAAFGGTKGAGEWKLLQDFLSDPSNPKGTAAQLEAAAAKAYKG; from the coding sequence ATGATGCGACGACGCACGACCCTGCTCGCGAGCTGCACCGCCCTCGCCCTCTCCCTCGGCGCGACCGCCTGCGGAGGCGGCGGACCGGTCTCCGCGGGCGGCGGCGACAAGGCGCTCAGCGGGCAGACGGTCACCGTGGCCGGCGTCTGGACCGGGAGCGAGCAGAAGAACTTCCAGAAGGTACTGGACGCCTTCAGTGCGAAGACCGGTGCAAAGACGCAGTTCATCTCCACAGGGGACAACGTCTCCACCGTCGTCGGCAGCAAGATCGAAGGCGGCAACGCGCCCGATGTGGTGATGGTCCCGCAGGTCGGAGTGTTGCAGCAGTTCGCCGAGAAGGGCTGGCTCACGCCGCTGTCCGCCACCACCGAGAAGACCGTGGACGCGGGATACGCCCCCGTGTGGAAGAAGTACGGCAGCGTCGACGGCCGCCTCTACGGCCTCTACTTCAAGGCGGCCCACAAGTCGACGGTCTGGTACAGCCCCGAGGCACTCACCCAGGCGGGCGTCAAGCCGCCGAAGACGTACGACGAGATGCTGAAGGCCGGACACACCGTCTCCGACTCGGGCCTTGCCGCCTTCTCGGTCGCCGGGCAGGACGGCTGGACCCTCACCGACTGGTTCGAGAACATCTACCTCTCGCAGGCCGGCCCCGAGAAGTACGACGCCCTGGCCGCCCACAAGCTGAAGTGGACCGACGCCTCCGTGGTCAAGGCGCTCGGCACCCTCGGCAAGCTCTTCAAGGACAAGCAGCTGATAGCCGGCGGCCGGAAGGAGGCCCTGAACACCGACTTCCCGGGCTCGGTGGAGAAGGTGTTCGGGCCGGGGCCCGAGGCCGGCATGGTCTACGAGGGCGACTTCGTCGCCGGCGTCGCCCACGACCAGTTCGGCAAGACCATCGGCAAGGACGCGAACTTCTTCCCCTTCCCCGCGGTCGACGGCGGCACGGCCCCGGTGGTCAGCGGCGGCGACGCGGCCGTCGTCCTCAAGGACGGCAAGAACGCCAAGGCCGGCATGAAGCTCCTGGAGTACCTGGCGACCCCCGAGGCCGCCGCCGTATGGGCGAGGACCGGCGGCTTCCTGTCCCCGAACAAGAAGCTGTCCCTCGACTCCTACGGCGACGACGTCACCCGCGCCACCGCCAAGTCCCTTGTCTCGGCCGGGGATTCGGTTCGCTTCGACATGTCCGACCAGGCCCCGGCGGCGTTCGGCGGCACCAAGGGGGCGGGCGAGTGGAAGCTGCTCCAGGACTTCCTGAGCGACCCGTCGAACCCGAAGGGCACCGCGGCGCAGCTGGAGGCCGCGGCGGCCAAGGCGTACAAGGGCTGA
- a CDS encoding sugar ABC transporter permease — MTATLVKETSPPPVAGAERARRSRRRARLIALLFVFPALLLLGALVVYPVLFSVGRSFFDASGTRFVGGENYTEMFRDPATLKAVRNTAVWVVVAPTLLTGLGLVLAVLVEKVRWATAFKLLLFMPMAVSFLAAGIIFRLAYDEDPDKGVLNAAVVSVHDAFKGTSEYPTARARVGQGLKAGPDGSYRTSGSVSPGQSVALGLVGVAPADLPGGAEPAYGAAHRKATADEVSGVVYLDFTPGGGGKQGKVDPRESGLPEMKVDAVRDDGTTAGSTTTAADGSFRFTGLKSGSYTVELPASNFAQPYQGVSWLGPMLVTPAIIGAYLWIWTGFAMVLIGAGLATLPRDALEAARMDGANEWQIFRRITVPLLAPVLTVVFVTLVINVMKVFDLVYIIAPGPVQEDATVLATQMWLVSFGGGNNQGLGSALGVLLLLLVVPAMVFNVRRFRRSQR; from the coding sequence ATGACCGCGACTCTGGTGAAAGAGACAAGTCCGCCCCCGGTCGCGGGCGCCGAGCGGGCCCGGCGCTCCCGCCGCCGGGCCCGGCTCATCGCCCTGCTCTTCGTCTTCCCGGCGCTGCTCCTGCTGGGTGCGCTCGTCGTGTACCCCGTACTGTTCTCGGTCGGCCGCAGCTTCTTCGACGCGTCCGGGACGCGCTTCGTGGGCGGCGAGAACTACACCGAGATGTTCCGCGACCCGGCGACCCTCAAGGCCGTACGGAACACGGCCGTCTGGGTCGTCGTGGCGCCCACGCTGCTGACCGGCCTGGGCCTGGTCCTCGCCGTGCTGGTGGAGAAGGTCCGCTGGGCGACGGCCTTCAAGCTCCTGCTGTTCATGCCGATGGCGGTGTCCTTCCTGGCGGCGGGCATCATCTTCCGGCTCGCCTACGACGAGGACCCGGACAAGGGCGTGCTGAACGCGGCCGTGGTCTCGGTGCACGACGCCTTCAAGGGCACCTCGGAGTATCCGACCGCACGGGCCCGCGTGGGCCAGGGGCTGAAGGCGGGGCCGGACGGCTCGTACCGGACGAGCGGGAGCGTGTCGCCGGGGCAGTCGGTGGCGCTCGGGCTCGTCGGCGTCGCGCCGGCGGACCTGCCCGGCGGTGCCGAGCCCGCGTACGGCGCCGCGCACCGCAAGGCCACGGCCGACGAGGTGAGCGGGGTCGTCTACCTGGACTTCACCCCCGGCGGGGGCGGGAAGCAGGGCAAGGTCGACCCGCGGGAGAGCGGGCTGCCCGAGATGAAGGTCGACGCCGTGCGGGACGACGGGACCACGGCCGGGAGTACGACGACGGCCGCTGACGGGTCCTTCCGCTTCACGGGGCTGAAGTCCGGCTCCTACACGGTGGAGTTGCCCGCGTCGAACTTCGCGCAGCCGTACCAGGGTGTGTCGTGGCTCGGGCCGATGCTCGTCACGCCGGCGATCATCGGGGCGTATCTGTGGATCTGGACCGGGTTCGCGATGGTGCTGATCGGGGCCGGGCTCGCGACGCTGCCGCGCGATGCCCTGGAAGCGGCGCGGATGGACGGCGCGAACGAGTGGCAGATCTTCCGGCGGATCACGGTGCCGCTGCTGGCGCCGGTGCTCACGGTCGTCTTCGTGACCCTCGTGATCAACGTGATGAAGGTCTTCGACCTCGTCTACATCATCGCGCCCGGGCCGGTGCAGGAGGACGCGACCGTGCTCGCCACCCAGATGTGGCTGGTGTCCTTCGGCGGCGGCAACAACCAGGGGCTCGGCAGTGCGCTGGGCGTGCTGCTCCTGCTGCTCGTGGTCCCCGCCATGGTCTTCAACGTCCGTCGTTTCCGGAGGAGTCAGCGATGA
- the pgl gene encoding 6-phosphogluconolactonase, producing the protein MSTPQLVVHHDKELMAQAAAARLITKIVDAQISRGSASVVLTGGRNGNGLLAALAAAPARDAIDWGRLDLWWGDERFLPEGDPERNVTQAREALLDAVPLDPKRVHAMPASDGPHGEDVEAAAAAYAEELARAAGPENHGPVPTFDVLMLGVGPDTHVASLFPELPAVRETERTVVGVHGAPKPPPTRVTLTLPAIRAAREVWLLAAGEDKAQAAAIALSGAGEIQAPAAGARGRARTLWLLDSAAASQLPRSLYPPATP; encoded by the coding sequence GTGAGCACTCCGCAGCTGGTCGTGCACCACGACAAGGAGCTGATGGCCCAGGCCGCCGCGGCCCGTCTGATCACCAAGATCGTGGACGCGCAGATCTCCCGGGGCTCGGCGTCGGTGGTCCTCACCGGCGGCCGCAACGGCAACGGCCTGCTGGCCGCCCTGGCCGCGGCGCCCGCCCGGGACGCGATCGACTGGGGCCGCCTGGACCTGTGGTGGGGTGACGAGCGCTTCCTGCCCGAGGGCGACCCGGAGCGCAACGTCACCCAGGCCCGCGAGGCCCTGCTGGACGCCGTACCGCTGGACCCGAAGCGCGTGCACGCCATGCCCGCGTCGGACGGTCCGCACGGGGAGGACGTGGAGGCCGCGGCGGCGGCCTACGCCGAGGAGCTGGCCCGTGCGGCCGGTCCCGAGAACCACGGCCCGGTGCCGACCTTCGACGTCCTGATGCTGGGCGTCGGCCCGGACACCCACGTGGCCTCGCTGTTCCCGGAACTGCCCGCGGTACGGGAGACCGAGCGCACGGTGGTCGGCGTCCACGGCGCGCCGAAGCCCCCGCCCACGCGGGTGACCCTGACGCTCCCCGCCATCCGTGCGGCACGTGAGGTCTGGCTCCTTGCGGCCGGTGAGGACAAGGCGCAGGCCGCTGCGATCGCTCTGTCCGGCGCGGGCGAGATCCAGGCCCCGGCGGCGGGAGCCCGCGGCCGGGCCCGCACCCTGTGGCTCCTGGACTCGGCGGCGGCCTCCCAGCTGCCGAGGTCGCTGTATCCGCCGGCCACGCCGTGA
- a CDS encoding glycoside hydrolase family 13 protein, producing MLSKYRWWRDAVIYQVYVRSFLDSTGDGIGDLAGVRAGLPYLKKLGVDGIWLSPFYPSPQHDHGYDVADYCDVDPLFGDLAEFDLLVAAARKLGVKVLLDVVPNHCSSEHPWFQEALASKPGSAARARFHFADGRGADGSQPPNNWHSMFGGPAWTRVTEQDGRPGQWYLHMFAPEQPDWNWRNPETGAEFDRILRFWLDRGIDGFRIDVAAGLYKHPQLPDSDDPEADARTRDSVNPLAWNQPEVHDVWRHWRAVCEEYTARDGRERLLVGEVSVPTAREHAQYVRPDELHQAFFFDLLSAPWNADAFRKVISEAMQDIAGTGSTVTWVLNNHDQVRTVTRYGEPAPEGSGLGTARARAAALLMLALPGAAYIYQGEELGLPEVVDLPDDVLTDPIFRRTGSRARIRDGCRVPLPWSGQASPFGFTSGAESARPWLPQPSYFAEYATDRALADTRSFWHLYRDGLQLRAALPQLGEGTLDWLETPPGVLAFTRGDGLVCAVNFGTAPAPAPVSGTPLLSSGPCTAGVLPGSTAAWWINDL from the coding sequence ATGTTGAGTAAGTACCGCTGGTGGCGTGACGCGGTGATCTACCAGGTGTACGTCCGCAGCTTCCTGGACAGCACCGGAGACGGCATCGGCGATCTGGCCGGGGTCCGCGCCGGACTGCCGTACCTGAAGAAGCTGGGCGTCGACGGGATCTGGCTGAGCCCCTTCTATCCGTCACCGCAGCACGACCACGGCTACGACGTGGCCGACTACTGCGACGTCGACCCGCTCTTCGGCGACCTCGCCGAGTTCGACCTGCTGGTGGCGGCCGCCCGGAAGCTGGGCGTCAAGGTGCTGCTGGACGTCGTGCCCAACCACTGCTCCAGCGAGCACCCGTGGTTCCAGGAGGCGCTCGCCTCGAAACCCGGCAGCGCGGCCCGCGCCCGCTTCCACTTCGCCGACGGCCGCGGCGCCGACGGCTCGCAGCCGCCCAACAACTGGCACTCCATGTTCGGTGGCCCCGCCTGGACCCGGGTGACCGAGCAGGACGGCCGCCCCGGCCAGTGGTACCTGCACATGTTCGCGCCCGAGCAGCCCGACTGGAACTGGCGCAATCCCGAGACCGGCGCCGAGTTCGACCGCATCCTGCGCTTCTGGCTCGACCGGGGCATCGACGGCTTCCGCATCGACGTCGCCGCCGGCCTCTACAAGCACCCCCAACTGCCCGACTCCGACGACCCCGAGGCCGACGCCCGCACCCGCGACTCCGTCAACCCCCTCGCCTGGAACCAGCCCGAGGTGCACGACGTGTGGCGGCACTGGCGTGCGGTGTGCGAGGAGTACACGGCACGCGACGGCCGCGAGCGGCTGCTGGTCGGCGAGGTGTCGGTGCCGACCGCACGCGAACACGCGCAGTACGTCCGCCCCGACGAACTCCACCAGGCCTTCTTCTTCGACCTCCTCAGCGCCCCCTGGAACGCCGACGCCTTCCGCAAGGTCATCAGCGAGGCCATGCAGGACATCGCCGGCACGGGCTCGACGGTCACCTGGGTGCTCAACAACCACGACCAGGTCCGTACCGTCACCCGCTACGGCGAACCCGCCCCGGAGGGCAGCGGCCTGGGCACCGCGCGCGCCCGTGCCGCCGCGCTGCTGATGCTGGCGCTGCCCGGAGCCGCGTACATCTACCAGGGCGAGGAACTGGGCCTGCCCGAGGTCGTCGACCTGCCCGACGACGTGCTCACCGACCCGATCTTCCGCCGCACCGGAAGCCGCGCCCGCATCCGAGACGGCTGCCGGGTCCCGCTGCCATGGTCCGGACAGGCCTCACCCTTCGGCTTCACCTCCGGCGCCGAAAGCGCACGGCCGTGGCTGCCGCAGCCCTCCTACTTCGCCGAGTACGCCACCGACCGTGCCCTCGCCGACACCCGCTCCTTCTGGCACCTGTACCGCGACGGCCTCCAACTGCGCGCCGCACTGCCCCAGTTGGGTGAGGGAACGCTCGACTGGCTGGAAACCCCGCCCGGCGTCCTCGCCTTCACCCGCGGCGACGGCCTCGTCTGCGCCGTCAACTTCGGAACGGCGCCCGCGCCCGCGCCGGTCTCCGGCACGCCGCTGCTCTCCAGCGGCCCCTGCACGGCCGGGGTGCTGCCCGGTTCGACGGCGGCCTGGTGGATCAACGACCTCTGA
- a CDS encoding ABC transporter substrate-binding protein, producing the protein MRWIHAAGRGLLVLVVLMTGYAASGARADEVTADGRGPLTLATAGDLTNYLTPLLQGWNRTHPGEKVTLVELPDSADETRAQMVTDLRGGDRSRFDVLNIDVSWTSEFAAAGWIRPLPPDRFPMKGFLKPVVDTATYDNRLYAVPYVTNAGLLLYRKDILAKEGVPPPRTWAELERDAKTIAPKYGLDGYAGQFLPYEGLTVNAAEAVYSAGGSILGDEGARVTVDSAAAREGIGFLARGVREGWIPKKALTYKEEESKQAFENGRLLFLRNWPYAYVGASAKGSPVTGKIGAVPLPGPDGPGRSVLGGSNLAVTTHAQHPDSATRLLAYLTSEPVQRQVLTRGALPPVRAALYEDPELIRRFPYLPTLRTSVLHAAPRPKSPRYDQVSLVVQAVVHDAMAGHETPAAAVQRLARELAAVSSR; encoded by the coding sequence GGATACGCGGCCTCGGGTGCGCGTGCCGACGAGGTCACGGCGGACGGCCGCGGGCCGCTGACGCTCGCCACCGCCGGAGACCTCACCAACTACCTCACCCCTCTCCTCCAGGGCTGGAACCGCACCCACCCCGGCGAGAAGGTCACCCTCGTCGAGCTCCCTGACTCCGCCGACGAGACCCGTGCCCAGATGGTCACCGACCTGCGCGGCGGAGACCGCAGCCGGTTCGACGTGCTCAACATCGACGTCAGCTGGACCTCGGAGTTCGCGGCGGCGGGCTGGATACGGCCGCTGCCCCCCGACCGCTTCCCGATGAAGGGCTTCCTGAAGCCGGTCGTCGACACGGCGACCTACGACAACCGTCTGTACGCCGTCCCGTACGTCACCAACGCCGGCCTGCTCCTCTACCGCAAGGACATCCTCGCCAAGGAGGGCGTCCCGCCTCCGCGTACCTGGGCCGAGCTGGAGCGCGACGCGAAGACCATCGCGCCGAAGTACGGACTCGACGGCTACGCGGGGCAGTTCCTGCCCTACGAGGGCCTCACCGTCAACGCCGCCGAAGCCGTGTACTCCGCGGGCGGCAGCATCCTCGGCGACGAGGGCGCACGCGTCACCGTGGACTCGGCCGCAGCCCGCGAGGGCATCGGCTTCCTCGCCCGGGGTGTGCGCGAGGGCTGGATCCCGAAGAAGGCGCTGACGTACAAGGAGGAGGAGTCCAAACAGGCCTTCGAGAACGGCCGTCTGCTCTTCCTCCGTAACTGGCCCTACGCCTACGTCGGCGCCTCGGCCAAGGGCTCCCCGGTCACCGGCAAGATCGGAGCCGTGCCGCTGCCCGGCCCGGACGGTCCCGGCAGGAGCGTCCTCGGCGGCTCCAACCTGGCCGTCACCACGCATGCACAGCACCCCGACTCCGCCACGCGCCTGCTCGCCTATCTCACCAGCGAGCCCGTCCAGCGCCAGGTCCTCACCCGCGGCGCGCTGCCGCCCGTACGGGCCGCGCTGTACGAGGATCCCGAGCTGATACGGCGGTTCCCGTATCTGCCGACCCTGCGCACGAGCGTCCTGCATGCCGCGCCGCGCCCCAAGAGCCCGCGCTACGACCAGGTCAGCCTGGTGGTGCAGGCGGTCGTGCACGACGCGATGGCCGGGCACGAGACGCCCGCCGCGGCGGTGCAGAGGCTGGCGCGGGAGCTGGCAGCCGTCTCCAGTCGCTAG
- the opcA gene encoding glucose-6-phosphate dehydrogenase assembly protein OpcA: protein MKIDLTDTTASKINKALVKGRRAIGTPAVGMVLTLVIVTDEENAYDALKAANDASREHPSRTLVVIKRVSRSPRDRTQSRLDAEVRVGADAGTGETVVLRLYGEVVDHAQSVVLPLLLPDAPVVVWWPVDAPLDPAGDPLGALAQRRVTDTYSSEQPVRELTARADTYAPGDTDLSWTRITPWRSMLAAALDQVTCKVEAVEVEGEEFNPSCELLAMWLADRLEVPVKRSLSNGPGLTAVRMHTDSGPIVLDRADGSLATLSIQGQPDRAVALKRRDTAELIAEELRRLDPDDTYASALRFGVERLNPSVPFPEAGDDGSDAKGGEGSDAEVADVKGEPVSEAPVEGAAEAPGAQGPQESAPASLKPVPSGLSGGGKAAK from the coding sequence TAGACCTCACGGACACCACGGCCAGCAAGATCAACAAGGCCCTGGTCAAGGGGCGCCGCGCCATCGGCACACCGGCCGTCGGCATGGTGCTCACGCTGGTCATCGTCACGGACGAGGAGAACGCCTACGACGCCCTCAAGGCCGCCAACGACGCGTCCCGCGAGCACCCCTCGCGCACGCTGGTGGTCATCAAGCGGGTGTCGCGCAGTCCCCGTGACCGCACCCAGTCCCGCCTCGACGCCGAGGTGCGGGTGGGAGCGGACGCGGGCACCGGCGAGACGGTCGTCCTGCGGCTGTACGGCGAGGTCGTCGACCACGCCCAGTCGGTGGTCCTCCCCCTGCTGCTGCCGGACGCGCCGGTCGTCGTCTGGTGGCCGGTGGACGCGCCGCTCGACCCGGCCGGCGACCCGCTCGGGGCGCTCGCCCAGCGGCGGGTCACCGACACCTACTCCTCGGAGCAGCCGGTGCGCGAGCTGACGGCGCGCGCCGACACCTACGCGCCGGGCGACACCGACCTCTCCTGGACCCGGATCACCCCGTGGCGCTCGATGCTGGCCGCCGCTCTCGACCAGGTCACCTGCAAGGTGGAGGCCGTCGAGGTGGAGGGCGAGGAGTTCAACCCCAGCTGCGAGCTGCTGGCGATGTGGCTGGCGGACCGGCTGGAGGTGCCGGTGAAGCGGTCCCTGTCGAACGGCCCCGGCCTGACGGCGGTCCGCATGCACACGGACAGCGGCCCGATCGTCCTGGACCGCGCGGACGGCTCGCTCGCCACGCTCTCCATCCAGGGCCAGCCCGACCGTGCGGTGGCGCTCAAGCGCCGGGACACGGCCGAGCTGATCGCGGAGGAGCTGCGTAGGCTGGACCCGGACGACACGTACGCGTCCGCGCTGCGGTTCGGGGTGGAACGGCTGAACCCGTCGGTGCCCTTCCCGGAAGCGGGTGACGACGGTTCGGACGCCAAAGGGGGCGAAGGCTCGGACGCCGAAGTCGCCGACGTCAAAGGAGAACCCGTCTCCGAAGCCCCTGTCGAGGGCGCTGCGGAAGCTCCCGGGGCGCAAGGGCCGCAAGAGTCGGCACCGGCATCGCTGAAGCCGGTCCCCTCCGGCCTGTCCGGCGGCGGGAAGGCGGCGAAGTGA
- a CDS encoding carbohydrate ABC transporter permease, translated as MNVVRRGLGNGLVQAFLVVIGLVWLTPLAGLFLSSLRSSQDSASSGWWTVFSSPGQLSFDNYSALLKNSGMTQAFWNTVLISVPTTVLVVVLAALAGYAFAWLDFPGREAVFLVVVALLVVPVQIGLLPVAKLFGQLGLFGTIPGVVLFHVAYGLPFAVFLLRNYFAEMPKEMLEAARMDGGSEWRIFTRLVLPVGRPAIASLAIFQFLWVWNDMLVALLFADSSSQPLTVQLQSQIRQFGSNIDVLAPGAFVSLVVPVVVFFAFQKHFVQGVMAGSVK; from the coding sequence ATGAACGTGGTGCGGCGCGGCCTGGGGAACGGGCTGGTGCAGGCCTTCCTGGTGGTGATCGGTCTGGTGTGGCTGACGCCGCTCGCGGGGTTGTTCCTGTCGTCGTTGCGGTCCTCGCAGGACTCGGCGAGCAGCGGCTGGTGGACGGTGTTCAGCAGCCCGGGGCAGCTCTCCTTCGACAACTACTCGGCGCTGCTGAAGAACTCCGGGATGACGCAGGCCTTCTGGAACACGGTGCTGATCTCGGTGCCGACGACCGTGCTGGTCGTGGTGCTGGCGGCGCTCGCCGGATACGCCTTCGCCTGGCTGGACTTCCCCGGCCGGGAGGCCGTCTTCCTGGTCGTGGTCGCCCTGTTGGTGGTGCCGGTGCAGATCGGCCTGCTGCCGGTGGCCAAACTCTTCGGTCAGCTGGGGCTGTTCGGGACGATCCCGGGGGTGGTGCTCTTCCACGTGGCGTACGGCCTGCCGTTCGCGGTGTTTCTCCTGCGGAACTACTTCGCCGAGATGCCGAAGGAGATGCTGGAGGCGGCCCGAATGGACGGCGGGAGCGAGTGGCGGATCTTCACACGGCTGGTGCTGCCGGTGGGGCGGCCGGCGATCGCCTCGCTGGCGATCTTCCAGTTTCTGTGGGTGTGGAACGACATGCTGGTGGCGCTGCTGTTCGCGGACAGTTCCTCGCAGCCGTTGACTGTGCAACTGCAGTCACAGATACGGCAGTTCGGGAGCAACATCGATGTGCTGGCGCCGGGGGCGTTTGTGTCGCTGGTAGTGCCGGTGGTGGTGTTCTTCGCGTTCCAGAAGCACTTTGTGCAAGGGGTCATGGCGGGGTCGGTGAAGTGA